The Rissa tridactyla isolate bRisTri1 chromosome 6, bRisTri1.patW.cur.20221130, whole genome shotgun sequence DNA segment GGCTTTTTCTTGCAAGTGCAAATGAAACCCCAACGACAGCTAAAGACCAGACTTTAAAGACACCCGCTGCTTTCCTTTCCCCGTGTGGAAGGCCGGTTCCCGGCAGAAGCGGGGGGGGCCCAGGCCCGGCCGGCGCCGTGTCCCACGGCACCAGGTCCCgctcccacagccgccccctctccGCGAGACGCGGAGACCCCGCTGCAGCCGGCCCGGAGCTCGGTCGGTCGGTCTGTCGGCGAAATATCCCCGCCTCAAGACCGCGCCCAGCCAGCGCCCATCCCGccgcagccggggggggggggggccgtttCCGCCGCGGCGGTCCCGTCCGGCCGGGAGCGCTTCCGGGCGGAACGAGCGGGGAGCGGCCCGCGTTTcccgggggagcggggacgggTACTCCCGTACCCGCTGCCATGGCCGCACGGCTGCTCTGGCGGGAGTCGAGGCGGCTgctggccggggccggggccgggcccggggccgggctcaGGCTCAGCACCGCGCCGAGCCGCGAGAAGAAGCGGTGGCTGCGAGCCTACCTTGAGCAGCAGCGGCTGGAGGCGCCCCCTCAGCGGCGGTGAGCGCCGGCCCGGCCCTGAGGAGATGGAGCGGGGGGGACAGGCGGATTCGGCGGGCTCGGGGGAAGGCAGTGCAGCAGGCTGAGAAATGGGTGAAATCACAACGTGTCAGCACCTTCTCGCCAGGCGGCGGGGCGCGGTGGGCTCGTTCCCCAGGGCGGCCTggccccggggctgagcccggcGAGGGACGGCCCGCGGCGGCGAACCGGCGGTGCTGagggagagaaacaggccttTGGCCGCAGGGCCTTTAAATGCTGTGTCGGATCTTCAAAAATAATTCCGTTTTTCGTTCCTTTCTGTCATCTGAAAGGCGTGATGCTTGCAGGGCGGGTAACCGCTGCTTCTGTTTATGAATCTGTTCTCTTTCCCCTGTCCGCAGGTCGGAGAAGCCCAACTGGGATTACCATGCAGAGATACAGGCTTTTAGCCACCGGCTGcatgaaaacttttcttttgatCTCCTCAAGACTGCATTTGTTAATTCTTGTTATATTGAAAGCGAAGAGGCAAAACGCCGAGAACTTGGGATAGACAAAGAAATGGTTGCTCTTAATCTACAAGACAATAGCAAACTCGCTGAGCAAGGGATGTCTTTTTCGCGCTCTTACCTGACGCAGTGTTTCGAAGGTGCCTACCCAGATTTACCTGCAAAGGGGGTAGGAGCACTTGTTGATTTTCTTACCAGTCAGGAACTTGTTTCTTATGTGGCTCAAAACCTGTCTGTACAGGACCTGACACTTTGCAGAGAGTTTCCCGTCCCACCAGATGTGCTACAGAGGACGTTCTTTGCTGTGATAGGAGCCTTGCTCGACAGCAGCGGGCCTGAGAAAACGGGGATCTTTGTCAGGGTACGTCATTGCTTATCATATGTTTTTGTACTGACAACAATAATGtctgggaaggaataaccccatgcaccagtacaggttgggggctgacctgctggagagcagctcagtggaaagagacctgggagtcctggtggacaatgggatgaccatgagccagcaatgtgccctcgtggccaagaaggccaggggcatcctggggtgcatcaagaagagtgtggccagcaggtcaagggaggtcatcctccccttccactctgccttggtgaggccacacctggagtactgtgtccagttctgggctccccggttcaagagggacagggaactgctggagagggtgcagcaaagggctgccaagatgacAGGGGACTGgcacacctctcttatgaagaaaggctgagggatttgggtctcttcagtctggaaaaaagatggctgaggggggacttTATCatcacttataaatacttaaagggtgggtgtcaggaggatggggccaggctcttttcagtggtgcccgggggcaggacaagaggtaatgggcacaaacttgagcataggaagctccacctaaacatgaggaggaacttctttactttgagggtggcagattcctggaacaggctgcccagagaggtggtggaatctccgtctctggagacattccaaacccgcctggatgcattgctctgcagcctgctctgggtgaccctgctctggcaggggggttggactagatgatctccagaggtcccttccaaccctatgatgctgtgattctaAGGGTCTCAGaagttacaggggaaaaaaaggtaaaaaatttaaatactgttttatacTTTCATGACCAGAGATCCAGGGAGATTGGCAGAAGTTTGACAATACCTGTCACAAGACAATTCAACAGTGAGATCTGTCGGGGGGAGATGGTGGTGATcaggtggggtttgggggttgtggagttttttgtgtggtttttttccttcattaaaaagCACAGGCTGGTCAAGTACATAAGATCATATACTTCTGGTTTATAATGGTTATATTTTAGTATTTGCTGACACTTGCTAATGTAAAGTGTTATATTCCATGCACTATACtatcaaataatgaaattattccaTGTAAGGTCACATATatcttcaattttaaaaaaaacattttatataaagCAGGGGCCCAGTTCATAGGCTTTGCATGTAGGAGTGCAAGCACTTAAAGGTATTTCATCCAAAAATGTTCAGTTAAAATGCAATGTAACCTCGTACTTTTAGCAGCTACCGTCTTCTCAGTCTTTCATTTCAGCCTTTTATTGTCAGCTATATTAATGCCTCttcatactgtatttttattagcAGATAGCAGAAGCTAGAGCCTTCGTTACCTTTCTCATTAATTGTAActtctaaatatttttgtttaggaTTTTTTCATTCCCCAGCTGATTGGAAAAGACCTGTTTGAGATCTGGGAAGTTGTAAATCCTATGGGCTTACTAGTGGAAGAACTGACCAAGAGGAATATCTCTTCTCCAGAACCAAGAATTACCAGGCAGTTGGGAGTCAGCACAGTTCTGCCACTGTACTTTGTTGGGTTGTACTGGTTAGTATTAATTTAAAGTGAAATGGATTTAAGCTGGGgtaaaggggaggagggaagatggTCTTTTACTTTTCTACTTGTGCTCTTCGGTCACgtttttacagaaaagaaaccttaCAGTGACTTCTGCATAAAATCAGCCATTTAAGCGTTGGCAGTAGCTTGCTGTAATGATGCATAAAAGGACAGTCTCTGACTAAAGGGCTTCAAAGTCTAAATTGGGCGCATGAAAGAGCCTGGGTGTATGTTCTGGGTGGCCTGACATAGGAACTTTGCGATTACCATAACTGACTGGCGTTGGAGGGACCACAACTGTATCCAGGGCTTAGGGAAGGGTAAGGAGACGCAGACATCAAGGGAAGTGGGACTGAAGAGACACTTGTTTTATATTCCAGACAAGCTTTTTCGTTTTCAAATCATGGGCACTGTAGTCTAGGCAAGAGGAGTATCTGTATCTAGCCAAGACTTGGGAAGTGCAGTTGTCCCTGGTGTGCTTGTCTCCAGCGTGGTCAGTGCCTGTCCTGTCTCTTGCCCCGGGGTAACAGTGCTCCTCTGGAGCAGAACAGGACCTTCTTCCACCAAACCCCACATCATTGTTGCTTTGCTAAGTGAGCTGCAGATAAACGCATGGGAAGATTGCCTTCACTTGTTCTGATTTATCATGCTTTGGTTTATGTGCCTTCTAAGGTTTATTATCTTATGTGAAAGAAAGgaactttgattatttttcttctggagtCCCTGGTGTCCCTTCGTGAACTGTTCCCATAGATGTTGATTAAACAGAGCTGAGTATGCACTTCATAACATAGAGAACTTCTGTATGAATCCTTTTGAAGAAGTTCTAAAATGCTTTCTTACCAGTGATATGTTAGGAATCTAAATGAACAGAGCAGTGTTCTTCCAGGAAACGGACGCATTTCTGATTTGAGTTTCCGTTGTTGAATATACAATCGCTTATCTTT contains these protein-coding regions:
- the MRPL44 gene encoding 39S ribosomal protein L44, mitochondrial — translated: MAARLLWRESRRLLAGAGAGPGAGLRLSTAPSREKKRWLRAYLEQQRLEAPPQRRSEKPNWDYHAEIQAFSHRLHENFSFDLLKTAFVNSCYIESEEAKRRELGIDKEMVALNLQDNSKLAEQGMSFSRSYLTQCFEGAYPDLPAKGVGALVDFLTSQELVSYVAQNLSVQDLTLCREFPVPPDVLQRTFFAVIGALLDSSGPEKTGIFVRDFFIPQLIGKDLFEIWEVVNPMGLLVEELTKRNISSPEPRITRQLGVSTVLPLYFVGLYCDKKIIAEGPGETLLAAEEEAARVALRKLYGYTENRRPWDYSKPKQGLAAEKAVSSN